One Fusobacterium ulcerans DNA segment encodes these proteins:
- the ileS gene encoding isoleucine--tRNA ligase → MSEKDYGATLNLPKTSFQMKANLPNKEPKFIKMWQEKDIYSKGLEKGTQTFILHDGPPYANGEIHIGHALNKILKDIILKYKRLRGYKVPYVPGWDTHGLPIELKVTEKLGSKAKEMSAVEIRELCAEYAKKWVGIQREGFVRLGILGDWENPYLTLKPEYEAKQLEVFGELYENGYIFKGLKPIYWSPVTETALAEAEIEYKNVSSPSIYVKMKANADLLERLGLTEEAWVVIWTTTPWTLPANVAITLNPEFEYGVYKTEKGNLILGKDLAEKAFTEMDLEQFELIKEFQGKDLERTTYQHPFLDRTGLIILGTHVTADAGTGCVHTAPGHGQDDYVVGVRYGLPVISPINNKGVLTEEAGEFAGLFYAQANKAICAHLEKSGHLMKLKMIEHSYPHDWRSRTPVIFRATEQWFVNVEGSDIRERALKALDDVEFIPAWGRNRIGSMLETRPDWCISRQRVWGVPIPVFFNEATGKEIFNKEILARIVGIVKKEGTAAWLKYTAEELIGEELMEKYDLKGLELRKETNIMDVWFDSGVSHRAVLETRGDLLHRPADMYLEGSDQHRGWFQTSLLTSIGSTHDAPFKKILTHGFVNDGEGKKMSKSVGNTVVPSDVIKLYGADILRLWCASVDYREDVKISDNILKQMAEAYRRVRNTARYILGNSNDFDPNTDKVPYEQLMEIDKWALNKLEILKRKVTENYDRYEFYNLFQDIHYFAGIDMSAFYLDIIKDRLYTEGTNSIERRAAQTVMTEILVTLTKMITPILSFTSEEIWETLPEVLKDSESVLLTDWYEENDQYLNPEIENKWIEIIKVRKEANKILEKARQGENRIIGNSLDAKVILHSTDAEIQKFLVENREKLELALIVSEVEIAENADDTFVKGEEAQDLYIKVLHADGEKCERCWKYSTELGKDSEHPTLCPRCASVLKNS, encoded by the coding sequence ATGAGCGAAAAAGATTATGGTGCTACATTGAACCTTCCGAAGACGAGCTTCCAAATGAAAGCCAATCTTCCGAACAAGGAACCGAAATTTATAAAAATGTGGCAGGAAAAGGATATCTATTCAAAGGGCTTGGAGAAAGGAACTCAAACTTTCATTCTGCATGATGGACCACCATATGCAAATGGTGAAATTCATATAGGACATGCTTTGAATAAAATTCTTAAAGATATAATCTTAAAATATAAAAGATTAAGAGGATATAAAGTACCATATGTACCTGGTTGGGATACACATGGACTTCCTATTGAACTGAAAGTTACTGAGAAATTAGGATCAAAAGCAAAAGAGATGTCAGCAGTAGAAATCAGAGAATTATGTGCTGAATATGCTAAAAAATGGGTAGGAATCCAAAGAGAAGGATTTGTTAGATTAGGAATATTAGGAGATTGGGAAAATCCATATCTTACTTTAAAACCAGAGTATGAAGCAAAACAATTAGAAGTATTTGGAGAGCTTTATGAAAATGGATATATATTTAAAGGGTTAAAACCAATATACTGGTCACCAGTAACAGAAACAGCTCTGGCAGAAGCAGAGATAGAATATAAAAATGTATCATCACCTTCAATATATGTAAAAATGAAAGCTAATGCTGATCTTTTAGAAAGATTAGGGCTTACTGAAGAAGCATGGGTAGTAATATGGACAACTACACCTTGGACTCTTCCTGCAAACGTTGCAATAACTTTAAATCCAGAATTTGAATATGGAGTATATAAAACTGAAAAAGGAAATCTAATCCTAGGAAAAGATCTTGCAGAAAAAGCATTTACTGAAATGGATCTTGAGCAATTTGAATTAATAAAAGAATTCCAAGGAAAAGATTTAGAAAGAACTACTTATCAACATCCATTCCTTGACAGAACTGGATTAATTATACTTGGTACTCACGTAACTGCTGATGCAGGAACAGGTTGTGTACATACAGCTCCAGGACATGGACAAGATGACTATGTAGTAGGAGTTAGATATGGGCTTCCAGTTATTTCTCCGATCAACAATAAAGGGGTATTAACAGAGGAAGCTGGAGAATTTGCCGGATTATTCTATGCACAGGCTAATAAGGCAATATGTGCTCACTTGGAAAAATCAGGGCATTTAATGAAATTAAAAATGATAGAACACTCATATCCACATGACTGGAGATCGAGAACTCCTGTTATATTCAGAGCTACAGAACAATGGTTTGTAAATGTAGAAGGATCAGATATAAGAGAGAGAGCTTTAAAAGCTTTAGATGATGTTGAATTCATACCAGCATGGGGAAGAAATAGAATTGGATCTATGCTTGAAACAAGACCTGACTGGTGTATCTCAAGACAAAGAGTATGGGGAGTGCCAATTCCAGTATTCTTTAATGAAGCAACAGGAAAAGAGATATTCAACAAGGAAATTCTTGCAAGAATAGTTGGAATAGTTAAAAAAGAGGGAACAGCAGCATGGCTTAAATATACAGCTGAAGAACTTATCGGTGAAGAACTGATGGAAAAATATGATCTTAAAGGCTTAGAACTTAGAAAAGAAACAAATATTATGGACGTTTGGTTTGACTCAGGAGTATCTCACAGAGCAGTGCTTGAAACAAGAGGAGATCTTTTACACAGACCAGCAGATATGTATTTAGAGGGATCAGATCAGCACAGAGGTTGGTTCCAAACATCACTTTTAACTTCTATAGGTTCTACACATGATGCTCCATTTAAAAAGATACTGACTCATGGATTTGTAAATGATGGAGAAGGTAAAAAAATGTCTAAGTCAGTTGGAAATACAGTAGTTCCATCTGATGTAATAAAACTATATGGAGCAGATATCCTTAGATTATGGTGTGCTTCTGTAGATTACAGAGAAGATGTAAAAATATCTGACAATATCTTAAAACAAATGGCTGAAGCTTACAGAAGAGTAAGAAATACAGCAAGATACATATTAGGAAACAGTAATGACTTTGATCCTAATACAGATAAAGTTCCATATGAGCAATTAATGGAAATAGACAAATGGGCATTAAACAAGCTTGAAATACTAAAAAGAAAAGTTACAGAAAATTATGATAGGTATGAATTTTATAATCTTTTCCAAGATATTCACTATTTTGCTGGAATAGATATGTCTGCGTTCTATCTTGATATAATAAAAGATAGATTATACACTGAAGGAACTAATTCAATAGAGAGAAGAGCAGCTCAAACTGTTATGACAGAAATTTTAGTTACTCTTACTAAAATGATAACTCCTATACTTTCATTTACTTCAGAAGAAATATGGGAAACTCTGCCAGAAGTATTGAAAGACAGCGAATCAGTTTTATTGACAGACTGGTATGAAGAAAATGATCAATATCTAAATCCTGAGATAGAAAATAAATGGATAGAGATAATTAAAGTGAGAAAAGAAGCTAATAAAATACTTGAAAAAGCAAGACAGGGAGAAAACAGAATAATTGGAAACTCACTTGATGCTAAAGTAATACTTCATTCAACAGATGCAGAAATACAAAAATTCTTAGTTGAAAATAGAGAGAAACTCGAACTTGCTCTTATTGTTTCAGAAGTAGAGATTGCAGAAAATGCAGATGATACTTTTGTAAAGGGAGAAGAGGCTCAAGATCTTTATATCAAAGTGCTTCATGCTGATGGTGAGAAATGTGAAAGATGCTGGAAATATTCTACTGAACTTGGAAAAGACTCTGAGCATCCAACTCTTTGTCCAAGATGTGCAAGTGTACTAAAGAATAGCTAG
- a CDS encoding sensor histidine kinase has product MRIKKNSLLIKIIFYNDIAIMITSVTIALFLIFISFESLENKVVDSGRDKIILLSRGYNAAMINAKDDLFQISRNINVLAGKNLNSTLTYNTVAKLIRNQLTKKNLKMYSESLITIVSADGTTLGESGNGKDYFRIDERSRHILEKNLSRSESEMSNYYFSKVGKDIYARILLPYTSEGNNSKKKFIVMTMPINDNVLNELRNFVGLTEEDKIFLVVDNTYQLGDMKLKKGERFFKKKLNLEYDYFYGKKTVDNKSYYLSMYNIHNYNKQYIGNIGIALSGESILRTKVKVSFSILLIVVGLIVTSTTICARIFYELLSPLNKLIDAAEGISKGNYDFTLENEDVEEIRTLSKSFEQMAESVRNNEKMMKEKNIKLQENLNRIDAIEKILMGLQIEDDITLTVRSLQAAFTSEMGLGYSRAMYFRYSREIDTLVGECSHVNSVVKNDMMKAEKEESDGFEFQISTLTKLVALMKIPFKDDNLLGKALKEKRIIYHNDKGYKYNLGNDLFKSLGINNFLIFPVYSESRNYGCILVDYFGKDNLISQEEAELMTLLCINTSIRIGNKMLEEEKIDYERTATIGKLADRFFGRREDSLKKIISVVERMTECDYNNSCLKDGINSIRDEVIKIKHENAILKEYSKSYVNNMEIIEFEKFMYDVIEKMQPDLEANNITLSLFINYNGKIMGDRKQLEKAFNELIKNAKQAVMSKDTSSKKINLIVTKDKNIDKIRINIIDNGIGMTEEQLSNVFDPFISFNENTPGLGLALVQRIIKDHHGVIKFSSKIDEGTDVKITLNVYKEEI; this is encoded by the coding sequence ATGAGAATAAAAAAGAATTCTCTTCTTATTAAAATAATATTTTATAACGATATAGCAATAATGATAACCTCTGTTACTATTGCTCTTTTTCTGATTTTCATATCTTTTGAAAGTCTTGAAAATAAAGTGGTAGATTCAGGAAGGGATAAAATAATCCTTTTGAGCAGAGGATATAATGCTGCAATGATAAATGCAAAAGATGATCTTTTTCAAATATCTAGAAACATAAATGTACTTGCTGGAAAAAATCTGAATAGTACCCTTACATATAATACAGTAGCTAAGCTTATAAGAAATCAGCTTACTAAAAAAAATCTCAAGATGTATTCTGAAAGTTTAATTACCATAGTTTCTGCTGATGGGACAACATTGGGAGAATCAGGAAATGGAAAAGATTATTTCAGAATAGATGAAAGAAGCAGACATATACTTGAAAAAAACCTTTCAAGAAGTGAAAGTGAAATGAGTAATTATTATTTTTCCAAGGTAGGTAAAGATATATATGCAAGAATACTTCTGCCTTATACTTCTGAAGGAAATAACAGCAAGAAAAAATTTATTGTAATGACTATGCCTATAAATGACAATGTTCTGAATGAATTGAGAAACTTTGTAGGTTTAACTGAGGAAGATAAAATATTTCTGGTAGTTGATAATACATATCAACTGGGGGATATGAAATTAAAAAAAGGTGAAAGATTCTTTAAGAAAAAGCTAAATTTAGAGTATGACTATTTTTATGGAAAGAAAACTGTAGATAATAAATCATACTATCTTTCAATGTATAATATTCACAATTACAATAAACAATATATAGGAAATATAGGAATAGCTCTTTCTGGAGAAAGTATACTTAGGACTAAAGTTAAAGTTTCTTTTTCAATACTGTTGATAGTAGTAGGACTTATAGTAACAAGTACAACTATTTGTGCTCGTATATTTTATGAGCTTTTATCTCCTCTCAATAAACTTATAGATGCTGCTGAAGGAATAAGTAAAGGAAATTACGATTTTACTCTGGAAAATGAAGATGTAGAAGAGATAAGAACACTTTCAAAATCTTTTGAGCAAATGGCTGAGAGTGTTAGAAATAATGAAAAAATGATGAAAGAAAAAAATATAAAATTACAGGAAAATTTAAATAGAATTGATGCTATTGAAAAAATTCTTATGGGATTGCAGATAGAAGATGATATAACTTTAACTGTAAGAAGCCTTCAAGCAGCATTTACTTCTGAAATGGGATTGGGATACAGCAGAGCTATGTATTTCAGATACAGCAGAGAGATAGATACCCTTGTGGGAGAATGTTCTCATGTAAATAGTGTAGTAAAAAATGATATGATGAAAGCTGAAAAAGAGGAAAGTGATGGATTTGAATTCCAGATAAGTACTCTTACTAAATTGGTTGCTCTTATGAAGATTCCTTTTAAGGATGACAATCTTTTAGGAAAGGCATTAAAGGAAAAGAGAATTATCTATCATAATGATAAAGGTTATAAATATAATCTTGGAAATGATCTGTTTAAAAGTTTAGGAATTAATAATTTCTTGATATTTCCTGTATATAGTGAGTCTAGAAATTATGGTTGTATTCTTGTAGATTATTTTGGAAAGGATAATCTGATTTCTCAGGAAGAAGCTGAACTTATGACACTGTTATGTATAAATACTTCTATTAGAATTGGAAATAAAATGCTGGAAGAGGAGAAAATAGACTATGAAAGAACTGCCACTATTGGTAAGCTTGCAGATAGATTCTTTGGAAGAAGAGAAGATTCTTTGAAAAAAATAATTTCTGTTGTTGAAAGAATGACAGAATGCGATTATAATAATAGTTGTCTTAAAGATGGTATAAATTCTATCAGAGATGAAGTAATTAAAATAAAACATGAAAATGCCATATTAAAAGAGTATTCTAAGAGCTATGTAAATAATATGGAAATAATAGAATTTGAAAAATTCATGTATGATGTTATAGAAAAAATGCAGCCAGATCTGGAAGCTAATAACATAACACTTTCTCTTTTCATTAATTATAATGGAAAGATAATGGGAGATAGAAAACAACTTGAAAAAGCATTTAATGAATTAATAAAAAATGCTAAGCAAGCTGTTATGAGTAAAGATACAAGCAGCAAAAAAATTAATTTAATAGTAACAAAAGATAAGAATATAGATAAAATAAGGATAAATATAATAGATAATGGAATAGGAATGACTGAAGAGCAGCTTTCTAATGTGTTTGATCCATTTATAAGTTTTAATGAAAATACTCCTGGATTAGGGCTTGCATTGGTACAAAGAATTATAAAAGACCATCATGGAGTAATTAAATTCTCATCTAAGATAGATGAGGGAACAGATGTAAAAATAACTTTAAATGTATATAAGGAGGAGATTTAA
- a CDS encoding Tex family protein — protein sequence MEKIYNIVAKNLGLKISQVTNTMQLLDEGATVPFISRYRKEVTENLDEIQIGNILESVTYLRNLEKRKEEVIRLIEEQGKLTEEIQKSVEAAEKLQEVEDIYFPYRKKRKTKADVAKERGLEPLADEMMKLPSMEKVMEKAQEFITEEVPTPEEAVEGAMLIIAQNISETPVYREQIREIMLKSGILVTKETKKAKELDVKKVYGDYYEYKEPVSKMPPHRILAVNRGEKEDILSVSVTLDEMSRSRVETLILRNFLNKNLKETYLKIIGDSLDRLILPSIEREVRNILTDKAELEAIAVFKENLKNLLMQAPLKEKSVLALDPGYRTGCKVAVIDRNGFYIEKDVFFLVEEMHSPRQLAEAEKRIVDYVKKYEIDIIVIGNGTASRETESFVANVIKKNHLSAKYLIANEAGASIYSASKIAAEEFPDLDVTVRGAISIGRRVQDPLAELVKIDPKSIGVGMYQHDVNQGRLDESLDSVITYVVNNVGANLNTASWALLSHISGIKKNIAKNIVDYRKENGNFGNRKQLLKVKGVGAKAYEQMAGFLVIPEGENVLDNTIIHPESYHIAKEILEKVGFTLENYREDLNGAREKLKSFDYTSFAKEKEYGVETVKDIYQSLIRDRRDPRDSFEKPLLKSDILKIENLKVGMEIEGTVRNVVKFGAFVDIGLKNDALLHISEISNKFIDDPSKVLSVGQIIKVRIKDVDKERERVALTKKEI from the coding sequence ATGGAAAAAATATATAATATAGTAGCCAAAAACTTAGGTTTAAAAATATCTCAAGTTACTAACACAATGCAGCTTTTAGACGAAGGAGCAACAGTACCCTTCATTTCAAGATATAGAAAAGAAGTAACTGAAAACCTAGATGAGATACAGATAGGAAACATACTTGAAAGTGTAACTTACCTTAGAAACTTGGAAAAAAGAAAAGAAGAGGTAATCAGATTAATTGAAGAGCAGGGAAAACTTACTGAAGAAATACAAAAAAGTGTTGAAGCTGCTGAAAAACTTCAGGAAGTAGAGGATATATACTTCCCATACAGAAAGAAAAGAAAGACTAAGGCTGATGTGGCTAAAGAGAGAGGATTAGAACCTCTTGCTGATGAAATGATGAAGCTTCCATCTATGGAAAAAGTAATGGAAAAAGCACAGGAATTTATAACAGAAGAAGTACCTACACCAGAAGAAGCTGTGGAAGGTGCTATGCTTATAATTGCTCAAAATATCTCTGAAACTCCTGTATATAGAGAACAGATCAGAGAAATAATGCTTAAATCAGGAATCTTAGTTACAAAAGAAACAAAAAAAGCTAAAGAATTAGATGTAAAAAAAGTATATGGAGATTATTATGAATACAAAGAACCTGTATCAAAAATGCCTCCACATAGAATACTTGCAGTAAATAGAGGAGAAAAGGAAGATATCCTTTCAGTTTCTGTAACTCTTGATGAAATGAGCAGAAGCAGAGTAGAAACTCTGATTCTTAGAAATTTTCTTAATAAGAATCTAAAAGAAACTTACCTTAAAATAATAGGTGATTCTCTAGACAGACTTATTCTTCCATCAATAGAGAGAGAAGTAAGAAATATACTTACTGATAAGGCTGAACTTGAAGCAATAGCCGTATTTAAAGAGAACCTTAAAAATCTTTTGATGCAGGCGCCTTTAAAAGAGAAAAGTGTACTGGCTCTTGATCCGGGATATAGAACAGGTTGTAAAGTGGCAGTTATAGACAGAAACGGATTCTATATAGAGAAAGATGTTTTCTTCCTTGTTGAAGAGATGCACTCTCCAAGACAATTAGCTGAAGCTGAAAAAAGAATAGTAGATTATGTAAAAAAATATGAAATAGATATAATTGTTATAGGAAACGGAACTGCTTCAAGAGAGACAGAAAGCTTTGTTGCAAATGTAATAAAGAAAAATCATCTTTCAGCAAAATACCTTATAGCAAATGAGGCAGGAGCTTCGATATACTCTGCATCTAAAATAGCAGCAGAGGAATTTCCTGATTTAGATGTAACTGTAAGAGGAGCTATTTCAATTGGTAGAAGAGTACAGGATCCACTTGCTGAACTTGTAAAAATAGATCCTAAATCAATAGGTGTAGGAATGTACCAGCATGATGTTAATCAGGGGCGTCTTGATGAATCACTTGATTCAGTTATAACTTATGTGGTAAATAATGTAGGAGCTAATCTTAATACTGCTTCTTGGGCATTGTTATCTCATATATCAGGAATAAAAAAGAACATAGCTAAAAATATTGTTGATTACAGAAAAGAAAATGGAAACTTTGGAAACAGAAAGCAACTTCTGAAGGTAAAAGGAGTAGGAGCAAAAGCTTATGAACAAATGGCTGGATTCCTTGTTATACCTGAGGGGGAAAATGTACTTGATAATACAATAATCCATCCAGAATCTTATCATATAGCAAAAGAGATATTAGAAAAAGTAGGATTTACATTAGAAAATTACAGAGAAGACTTGAATGGAGCAAGAGAAAAACTTAAATCTTTTGACTACACTTCATTTGCTAAAGAAAAAGAGTATGGTGTGGAAACTGTAAAAGATATATATCAGTCTCTGATTAGAGATAGAAGGGACCCTAGAGATAGTTTTGAAAAACCTTTATTGAAATCTGATATACTTAAAATAGAGAACTTGAAAGTAGGAATGGAAATAGAAGGAACAGTAAGAAATGTTGTTAAATTTGGGGCTTTTGTGGATATTGGACTAAAAAATGATGCTCTGCTTCATATTTCTGAAATATCTAATAAATTCATAGATGATCCAAGTAAAGTTCTTTCAGTAGGACAAATTATAAAAGTAAGGATCAAAGATGTAGATAAAGAAAGAGAAAGAGTGGCGTTAACTAAAAAGGAGATTTAA